A genomic stretch from Lathyrus oleraceus cultivar Zhongwan6 chromosome 2, CAAS_Psat_ZW6_1.0, whole genome shotgun sequence includes:
- the LOC127118823 gene encoding serine carboxypeptidase-like 20, whose protein sequence is MVDQDVLVLMVLYMNMVLLILTNLSMDPCLSCISIHTVSNIIYLDSPVGVGFSYSKNTSQYETGDEKTATDSHTFLLKWFELYPEFLANPLYLVGESYAGVYVPTLAHKVVQGIEAGIKPKRNFKGYLIVNPVADEQFDGNALVPFAHGMGLISDQILENITKACNGTFYATNSSDCNHWLSNLNEVLHLWCVMLCS, encoded by the exons ATGGTGGACCAGGATGTTCTAGTTTTGATGGTTTTGTATATGAACATG GTCCTTTTAATTTTGACAAACCTGTCAATGGATCCTTGCCTAAGTTGCATCTCAATCCATACA GTTTCCAACATTATATATTTGGACTCACCCGTTGGAGTAGGATTTTCGTATTCGAAAAATACATCTCAGTACGAAACTGGAGATGAAAAGACTGCGACTGATTCACATACTTTTCTCCTCAAA TGGTTTGAATTATATCCTGAGTTTCTTGCAAACCCCTTATACCTTGTTGGAGAATCTTATGCTGGAGTTTATGTGCCTACTCTTGCTCATAAAGTAGTACAAG GAATTGAAGCTGGTATCAAACCTAAACGGAATTTCAAG GGTTATTTGATTGTAAATCCTGTTGCTGATGAACAATTTGATGGCAATGCTCTTGTTCCTTTTGCACACGGAATGGGTCTGATCTCTGATCAAATACTCGAG AACATAACAAAAGCATGCAACGGGACTTTCTATGCAACAAACTCTAGTGACTGTAACCATTGGTTGTCGAACCTTAATGAA GTACTACACCTTTGGTGTGTCATGCTATGCTCATGA